A genomic window from Salvia hispanica cultivar TCC Black 2014 chromosome 5, UniMelb_Shisp_WGS_1.0, whole genome shotgun sequence includes:
- the LOC125191097 gene encoding G-type lectin S-receptor-like serine/threonine-protein kinase SD1-1 isoform X2, translated as MSQGMFSATHVKDAELPFFSLSTVLKATDNFSDKNKLGEGGFGPVYMGVLKDGHEIAVKRLSKTSTQGVNELRNEVALISKLQHRNLVRTLGFCAQGDEYMLVYEYMPNYSLDLTLFDQEKSRLLDWQKRFNIINGIAKGLLYLHQDSRLRIIHRDLKASNILLDADMIPKISDFGLARSFGGNQTEAQTRRVVGTYGYMSPEYAIDGLFSVKSDVFSFGVLVLEIVSGNRNRGFLLKDHNLNLLGHAWSLYKEDSLRKLVDPCLDEAFDLGQVERTIHVGLLCVQNSPDDRPSMSSVVFMLGNGVALPQAKQPGFFSERNIAIDHNSNDSNPTASHNQLTITWTQGR; from the exons ATGAGTCAAG GGATGTTCAGTGCAACTCATGTTAAAGACGCGGAGCTGCCATTCTTTAGCTTGTCTACAGTTTTGAAAGCTACTGATAATTTTTCAGACAAGAATAAGCTGGGTGAGGGCGGATTTGGACCTGTGTACATG GGCGTGCTGAAAGACGGGCATGAAATTGCTGTCAAACGTTTGTCGAAGACCTCAACGCAGGGAGTGAATGAGCTGAGAAACGAAGTAGCGCTGATATCCAAACTCCAGCACCGCAATCTGGTGAGGACTCTGGGATTTTGCGCTCAAGGAGACGAGTACATGTTGGTCTACGAATACATGCCTAATTACAGCCTTGACTTAACGTTATTTG ACCAAGAGAAGAGTAGGCTCCTTGACTGGCAAAAGCGCTTCAATATCATCAATGGAATTGCTAAAGGGCTACTGTATCTTCACCAAGATTCGAGGCTGAGAATCATCCACCGCGACCTCAAAGCTAGCAACATACTGCTAGATGCTGATATGATTCCCAAGATatcggactttggattagCTAGGAGCTTCGGAGGAAACCAAACAGAAGCTCAGACGCGCAGAGTTGTTGGGACTTA TGGTTACATGTCTCCGGAGTACGCTATAGATGGGTTGTTTTCAGTCAAATCCGACGTTTTCAGTTTCGGTGTTCTCGTGCTAGAGATTGTTAGCGGCAACAGAAACAGAGGATTCCTCCTTAAAGACCACAATCTCAACCTTCTTGGACAT GCGTGGAGTCTTTACAAAGAAGATAGTTTGAGAAAACTAGTTGATCCTTGTCTGGATGAGGCATTCGACTTGGGACAAGTGGAACGTACGATCCATGTTGGGCTGCTGTGCGTGCAGAATAGCCCAGACGACAGGCCAAGCATGTCGTCTGTGGTGTTCATGCTGGGGAATGGAGTGGCACTGCCGCAGGCGAAGCAGCCGGGTTTCTTCTCGGAGAGGAACATTGCTATTGATCACAACTCCAACGACTCTAATCCCACAGCTTCGCATAATCAACTTACAATCACTTGGACACAAGGTAGATAG
- the LOC125191097 gene encoding G-type lectin S-receptor-like serine/threonine-protein kinase SD1-1 isoform X1 produces the protein MSQGVIQMFTNYQCLFVLDFGIDVDYVVGMFSATHVKDAELPFFSLSTVLKATDNFSDKNKLGEGGFGPVYMGVLKDGHEIAVKRLSKTSTQGVNELRNEVALISKLQHRNLVRTLGFCAQGDEYMLVYEYMPNYSLDLTLFDQEKSRLLDWQKRFNIINGIAKGLLYLHQDSRLRIIHRDLKASNILLDADMIPKISDFGLARSFGGNQTEAQTRRVVGTYGYMSPEYAIDGLFSVKSDVFSFGVLVLEIVSGNRNRGFLLKDHNLNLLGHAWSLYKEDSLRKLVDPCLDEAFDLGQVERTIHVGLLCVQNSPDDRPSMSSVVFMLGNGVALPQAKQPGFFSERNIAIDHNSNDSNPTASHNQLTITWTQGR, from the exons ATGAGTCAAGGTGTAATACAAATGTTTACTAATTATCAGTGTCTATTTGTGCTTGATTTTGGTATTGACGTTGATTATGTTGTAGGGATGTTCAGTGCAACTCATGTTAAAGACGCGGAGCTGCCATTCTTTAGCTTGTCTACAGTTTTGAAAGCTACTGATAATTTTTCAGACAAGAATAAGCTGGGTGAGGGCGGATTTGGACCTGTGTACATG GGCGTGCTGAAAGACGGGCATGAAATTGCTGTCAAACGTTTGTCGAAGACCTCAACGCAGGGAGTGAATGAGCTGAGAAACGAAGTAGCGCTGATATCCAAACTCCAGCACCGCAATCTGGTGAGGACTCTGGGATTTTGCGCTCAAGGAGACGAGTACATGTTGGTCTACGAATACATGCCTAATTACAGCCTTGACTTAACGTTATTTG ACCAAGAGAAGAGTAGGCTCCTTGACTGGCAAAAGCGCTTCAATATCATCAATGGAATTGCTAAAGGGCTACTGTATCTTCACCAAGATTCGAGGCTGAGAATCATCCACCGCGACCTCAAAGCTAGCAACATACTGCTAGATGCTGATATGATTCCCAAGATatcggactttggattagCTAGGAGCTTCGGAGGAAACCAAACAGAAGCTCAGACGCGCAGAGTTGTTGGGACTTA TGGTTACATGTCTCCGGAGTACGCTATAGATGGGTTGTTTTCAGTCAAATCCGACGTTTTCAGTTTCGGTGTTCTCGTGCTAGAGATTGTTAGCGGCAACAGAAACAGAGGATTCCTCCTTAAAGACCACAATCTCAACCTTCTTGGACAT GCGTGGAGTCTTTACAAAGAAGATAGTTTGAGAAAACTAGTTGATCCTTGTCTGGATGAGGCATTCGACTTGGGACAAGTGGAACGTACGATCCATGTTGGGCTGCTGTGCGTGCAGAATAGCCCAGACGACAGGCCAAGCATGTCGTCTGTGGTGTTCATGCTGGGGAATGGAGTGGCACTGCCGCAGGCGAAGCAGCCGGGTTTCTTCTCGGAGAGGAACATTGCTATTGATCACAACTCCAACGACTCTAATCCCACAGCTTCGCATAATCAACTTACAATCACTTGGACACAAGGTAGATAG